Within Candidatus Neptunochlamydia vexilliferae, the genomic segment AATGGTGCAGGAGGGGGCGGGTCCGGGGGGCGGACCCGTGGGGTTTCATAGGCCTTCTCTTTTTTCTTAGCTCCCCGCTTTTTCAAAAAGTTGACAAGGGCAACTAAGATAAGGATGAAAAAGGGATAGAGAGCATCAAAGTTACCGTTTTCTTCCACTACCTTTGTCCTCATCGTCGTAGTCAGAAAGGGCGTTCCGCATCTTGGTGTCGGCTTGGACATTTTTCATCTTGTAGTAGTCCAAAATGCCCAGGTTCCCAGAGCGAAAAGCTTCGGCCATTGCTTGGGGAATTTCTGCTTCGGCAAGGACCACTTTGGCTCGGTTTTCCTGCTCTTCGGCAACAGCCATTGCTCGCCGTTCTTCGGCTTTGGCCTGCGCGACTTGCTTATCACAGTCGGCTTGATGAATTTTCAGTTCTGCTCCAATGTTTTTTCCGACGCTGATGTCAGCAATGTCGATTGAAAGAATCTCGAAGGCGGTTTGAGCATCGAGCCCTTTTTCAAGGACAAGCTGGGTGATGAGCTGGGGAGATTCCAAAACATCCGCATGGGTGTCAGAGGCTCCAATCGCATTGACGATTCCCTCCCCGACACGAGCGATGACTGTCTCCTCGGTCGCTCCTCCAACAAGTTGGCGGATATTGGTGCGGACCGTGACCCGAGCACGGCAAAGAAGCTGCACCCCATTTTTTGCAACCGCTGTGATTGACATACTAAGATCGGGGCTAGGACAGTCGATCACCTTTGGGTTGACCGAGGTGCGAACCGCATCTAAGATGTCGCGGCCTGCAAGATCAATTGCCGTTGCTTGGCGCCAATCGAGGGGGATGTTCGCCTTCTCAGCAGCGATCATCGCGCGGACGACTTCTAAAACCCTTCCTCCCGCTAGATAATGGGTCTCTAGATCTGAGACGGTGATGCCTTTCAGTCCCGCCTTGTAGGAGTTAATGCGGGCATTGACGATCACCTGTGGAGGGATTTTCCTCAGGCTCATCCCAATGATGTTAAAAAGGGAAATCGGGGTTCCTGAGACAAAGGCTTGAAACCAGAGTTTGATATATTTTCCTAAGACGATGATAAAAATGAGCCCAACGATCCCAAGTAGGATGATGAGGGCATAAATTCCAAGTGATGTTTCTTCCATTAAAGTCTCCTTACTGTGTAACGGGCTCCTTCGCCTCCTGTGATCCTAACCAATTCTCCCTTTTTAATAAAGCGACTTTCTGAAACGGCTTGGTAACGTTCCCCTTCGACTAAGATGTGACCAGAAGGTCTCAGGCTTGTTAGAGCGGTCCCTTCCTTCCCGATCAGCTCCTTATCATAGGTTGAGGCGAGATAGCCCGACTGCTCTCCTTTGGCAAAAAGGGCTGGCTTTTGCTTCACCTTCCATAGGGCAAATTTGACAGTGGCAACGAGGA encodes:
- the floA gene encoding flotillin-like protein FloA (flotillin-like protein involved in membrane lipid rafts), coding for MEETSLGIYALIILLGIVGLIFIIVLGKYIKLWFQAFVSGTPISLFNIIGMSLRKIPPQVIVNARINSYKAGLKGITVSDLETHYLAGGRVLEVVRAMIAAEKANIPLDWRQATAIDLAGRDILDAVRTSVNPKVIDCPSPDLSMSITAVAKNGVQLLCRARVTVRTNIRQLVGGATEETVIARVGEGIVNAIGASDTHADVLESPQLITQLVLEKGLDAQTAFEILSIDIADISVGKNIGAELKIHQADCDKQVAQAKAEERRAMAVAEEQENRAKVVLAEAEIPQAMAEAFRSGNLGILDYYKMKNVQADTKMRNALSDYDDEDKGSGRKR
- a CDS encoding NfeD family protein, whose protein sequence is MIIAIGIGLAGLFLIYLEFFVPGGILGILGGIAYATSLFLFVWAAKSTTLSLVYMILMILLLVATVKFALWKVKQKPALFAKGEQSGYLASTYDKELIGKEGTALTSLRPSGHILVEGERYQAVSESRFIKKGELVRITGGEGARYTVRRL